One Vigna unguiculata cultivar IT97K-499-35 chromosome 11, ASM411807v1, whole genome shotgun sequence DNA window includes the following coding sequences:
- the LOC114168766 gene encoding probable pectinesterase/pectinesterase inhibitor 47 — translation MFSPPISLLFLFFLFLPLLLAQTASPSPSPTHATHSPSPSPSKHAPSPSPSSTHAPSPSPSKHAPSPSPSPTHAPSPSPSPSPSPTTAPPPPPPLPPTSPSAACKATLYPKLCRSLLSSIRASPSDPYNLGKFSIKQSLKQAKKLAKVFSNFLKKHQSSSLSSAEIAALEDCSELSQLSVGYLESVSEELKSADPSNTELVEKIETYLSAVATNHYTCYDGLVLIKSNIVNTLAVPLNNVTQLYSVSLGLVTQALKKNQKKHKTRKHGLPTQNNKVRQPLKKLIKLLHTKHSCEAPSNCSTRSERILKESESKGILLKEFVIVNLNGTDNFTSIGEAIAAAPDNLRPEDGYFLIYAKEGSYEEYVTVPSKKKNILLIGDGINKTCITGNHSVVDGWTTFNSSTFAVSGERFVAVDVTFRNTAGPEKHQAVAVRNNADLSTFYHCSFEGYQDTLYVHSLRQFYRECDIYGTVDFIFGNAAVVFQSCNIYARKPLPKQKNAVTAQGRTDPNQNTGISIQNCKIEAAPDLAADLNSTENYLGRPWKLYSRTVYMQSYIGELIQSVGWLEWNGTNGLDTLFYGEFNNSGPGSDTSKRVQWNGYNILSPTQAWNFTVYNFTLGNTWLPDTDIPYSEGL, via the exons ATGTTTTCCCCACCAATCTCCCTtcttttcctcttcttcctctttcttccaTTACTCTTAGCTCAAACTGCATCACCATCACCATCCCCAACACATGCTACTCATTCTCCTTCTCCATCACCATCAAAACATGCTCCTTCTCCATCACCATCTTCAACTCATGCTCCTTCTCCATCACCATCAAAACATGCTCCTTCTCCATCACCATCTCCAACTCAtgctccttctccttctccgtCTCCATCACCATCTCCAACAACtgctcctcctcctccaccacctcttcCACCAACTTCACCCTCTGCAGCATGCAAGGCCACATTATATCCAAAACTGTGCCGTTCCCTTCTCTCATCCATTCGAGCTTCACCTTCTGACCCTTACAACTTGGGAAAATTCTCCATCAAACAGAGCCTCAAGCAAGCCAAGAAACTGGCCAAAGTCTTCTCCAATTTCCTCAAAAAGCACCAATCTTCTTCTCTCAGCAGCGCAGAGATCGCAGCCCTAGAAGACTGCAGTGAGCTGAGCCAGCTAAGTGTTGGGTACCTGGAGTCGGTTTCAGAAGAGCTGAAATCTGCAGACCCCTCCAACACAGAGTTGGTAGAAAAGATCGAAACATATCTCAGTGCTGTGGCCACCAACCACTACACTTGCTATGATGGGTTGGTGCTGATCAAGAGCAACATTGTCAACACTCTCGCTGTGCCTCTCAACAATGTCACACAACTCTATAGTGTGTCTCTTGGGTTGGTCACGCAGGCTCTGAAGAAGAATCAGAAGAAGCATAAGACTCGCAAACATGGTCTTCCCACCCAGAATAACAAGGTCAGACAGCCACTGAAGAAGCTCATTAAG CTTCTTCACACAAAGCACAGTTGCGAAGCACCATCCAATTGCAGCACTAGaagtgaaaggattcttaaagAAAGTGAGAGCAAGGGAATTCTGCTTAAGGAGTTTGTGATTGTGAACCTTAATGGCACAGACAACTTCACCTCCATTGGAGAGGCTATTGCTGCTGCACCAGATAACTTAAGGCCAGAAGATGGCTATTTCCTTATCTATGCAAAAGAAGGATCCTATGAGGAATATGTCACTGTTCCCTCTAAAAAGAAGAATATCTTGCTTATTGGTGATGGTATCAACAAGACTTGTATCACAGGAAACCACAGTGTTGTAGATGGTTGGACCACTTTCAATTCTTCAACCTTTG CTGTTTCTGGAGAAAGATTCGTTGCTGTGGATGTTACATTCAGAAACACTGCTGGCCCTGAGAAGCACCAAGCAGTGGCTGTGAGGAACAATGCAGACCTGTCCACATTCTACCATTGCAGCTTTGAAGGATATCAAGACACTCTCTATGTCCACTCTCTGAGACAATTCTACAGAGAATGTGACATTTATGGCACTGTGGATTTCATTTTTGGAAATGCTGCTGTGGTGTTCCAGAGCTGCAACATCTATGCCAGAAAACCATTGCCAAAGCAGAAGAATGCTGTCACAGCACAAGGGAGAACAGACCCCAATCAAAACACTGGAATTTCAATCCAGAATTGCAAGATTGAGGCTGCACCTGACTTGGCTGCAGACTTGAACTCAACTGAAAACTACTTGGGCAGGCCATGGAAACTGTACTCAAGAACAGTATACATGCAGTCATATATTGGAGAACTGATTCAATCCGTTGGATGGCTAGAATGGAATGGAACAAATGGATTAGACACCCTCTTTTATGGTGAGTTCAATAACTCTGGACCAGGTTCTGATACAAGCAAAAGGGTACAATGGAATGGTTACAATATACTGAGCCCTACACAAGCTTGGAACTTTACTGTGTATAACTTTACCTTGGGTAATACATGGCTTCCGGATACCGATATACCCTACTCTGAAGGGCTCTAG
- the LOC114168212 gene encoding uncharacterized protein LOC114168212: MFLLSPFSFLLHFTSSFQLFLFSPSFSTSPRLPPFLFAHWVLQPRSEGERIRVRVVDNDSLTSKGEELAPVVSTTLKLEFQFRKKIDELMLKNPETASEISPNDPIGVIFGKEHPGRVRELLYGACPTLAFQQSTTRIRGINFASPNAASPHDEDKFVKIENELATVKNQVQTLLAYIASKEDVPEHVATMVAGLAPDIESGVPSPHEILGSSGGSKTS; this comes from the exons ATGtttctcctttctcctttctcctttctccttcaTTTCACCTCTTCGTTTCagctctttctcttttctccttccTTCTCGACTAGTCCACGATTGCCTCCGTTCTTATTTGCTCATTGGGTTCTTCAACCTCGTTCTGAAGGAGAAAG GATTAGGGTTCGCGTGGTGGACAACGACAGTTTGACATCGAAGGGCGAGGAACTCGCACCAGTTGTCTCCACCACACTGAAGCTCGAATTTCAGTTTCG gaaaaaaattgatgaattgaTGTTGAAAAATCCGGAAACTGCATCTGAAATATCTCCAAATGATCCTATTGGTGTCATATTTGGAAAAGAGCATCCAGGTCGGGTTAGAGAACTTTTGTATGGCGCGTGTCCTACTCTTGCTTTTCAACAATCAACTACAAGAATAAGAGGAATCAACTTTGCTTCACCTAATGCAGCTTCACCACATGATGAAGACAAGTTTGTGAAGATTGAAAATGAACTTGCAACTGTCAAGAACCAAGTGCAAACACTGCTTGCCTATATTGCTTCTAAAGAAGATGTTCCAGAACATGTAGCTACAATGGTTGCTGGTTTG GCACCAGATATTGAAAGTGGTGTGCCATCTCCGCATGAAATACTAGGATCAAGTGGTGGAAGCAAAACATCTTAG
- the LOC114170092 gene encoding mitochondrial inner membrane protease ATP23-like isoform X1, protein MDEDDLSSSYIPRNRGASLEQCQRMIHKSLLSPQVRFLREQLEKAGCLVGDNFIKAVKCNESGIAGGYTKGKGIVVCCNEMESQDDVDQVLKHELIHVFDDCRAANLDWTKCAHHACSEIRAGHLSGDCHFKRELLKLTSLKIRGHEQECIRRRVMKSLSANPYCSGVAKAAMESVWDVCYNDTEPYDRTL, encoded by the exons ATGGATGAAGACGATCTCTCTTCCTCCTACATTCCCAGAAACCGCGGCGCATCTTTGGAGCAGTGCCAACGCATGATTCATAAGAGTCTCCTTT CTCCGCAGGTGAGGTTCTTGAGGGAACAGTTGGAGAAAGCCGGGTGTCTTGTAGGGGATAATTTCATCAAAGCTGTTAAATGCAACGAGAGCGGAATAGCTGGTGGTTACACTAAGGGTAAAGGG ATAGTTGTGTGCTGCAACGAGATGGAATCTCAAGATGATGTTGACCAGGTGTTAAAGCATGAACTTATTCATGTATTTGATGACTGTCGTGCAGCAAACTTGGATTGGACAAAATGTGCTCACCATGCTTGTAGCGAG ATCAGAGCTGGTCATCTAAGTGGTGATTGCCATTTCAAACGGGAACTTCTTAAATTAACTTCCTTGAAAATTCGAGGGCATGAACAA GAATGCATCAGAAGGAGAGTTATGAAATCGTTGTCTGCAAATCCTTATTGCTCTGGTGTGGCGAAGGCTGCTATGGAATCTGTATGGGATGTTTGCTATAATGATACAGAGCCTTATGACAGAACTCTGTAA
- the LOC114170092 gene encoding mitochondrial inner membrane protease ATP23-like isoform X2, which translates to MDEDDLSSSYIPRNRGASLEQCQRMIHKSLLSPQVRFLREQLEKAGCLVGDNFIKAVKCNESGIAGGYTKGKGIVVCCNEMESQDDVDQVLKHELIHVFDDCRAANLDWTKCAHHACSEIRAGHLSGDCHFKRELLKLTSLKIRGHEQKESYEIVVCKSLLLWCGEGCYGICMGCLL; encoded by the exons ATGGATGAAGACGATCTCTCTTCCTCCTACATTCCCAGAAACCGCGGCGCATCTTTGGAGCAGTGCCAACGCATGATTCATAAGAGTCTCCTTT CTCCGCAGGTGAGGTTCTTGAGGGAACAGTTGGAGAAAGCCGGGTGTCTTGTAGGGGATAATTTCATCAAAGCTGTTAAATGCAACGAGAGCGGAATAGCTGGTGGTTACACTAAGGGTAAAGGG ATAGTTGTGTGCTGCAACGAGATGGAATCTCAAGATGATGTTGACCAGGTGTTAAAGCATGAACTTATTCATGTATTTGATGACTGTCGTGCAGCAAACTTGGATTGGACAAAATGTGCTCACCATGCTTGTAGCGAG ATCAGAGCTGGTCATCTAAGTGGTGATTGCCATTTCAAACGGGAACTTCTTAAATTAACTTCCTTGAAAATTCGAGGGCATGAACAA AAGGAGAGTTATGAAATCGTTGTCTGCAAATCCTTATTGCTCTGGTGTGGCGAAGGCTGCTATGGAATCTGTATGGGATGTTTGCTATAA
- the LOC114170552 gene encoding cytosolic sulfotransferase 15-like gives MASIAWQNENEEEDNLISSLPKERGWSFPYVFLFEQFWCPSPLIRERNIFQKHFQAKQSDVLVASFPKSGTTWLKALTFAIVNHKNFSKENHPLLTSNPHQLVPPLYTFRGNIHDQILHLSNIPEPRLFGTHIPFPSLPRSIIESNCRIIYVCRNPFDTFISAWAFYNQIKVESLPTLTKEEAFEMFCNGVIEFGPWWSHMLGYWNESVARPNTVLFLKYEDLKEDVNSQVKKVAEFLGCAFTEEEESDGVIESIAKLCSFEEMKDLEVNKSGTMNFEIKRFENNLFFRKGETGDWVNHFSPSMVEKLSKIIEEKFSGSGLSFKMHT, from the coding sequence ATGGCTTCAATAGCTTGGCAAAACGAGAACGAAGAAGAAGATAATCTCATTTCCTCCCTCCCTAAAGAGAGGGGTTGGTCTTTTCCCTATGTCTTTCTATTTGAACAATTTTGGTGTCCATCACCTCTGATCAGAGAAAGAAACATTTTTCAAAAGCACTTTCAAGCAAAACAAAGTGATGTTCTTGTTGCAAGCTTTCCAAAATCCGGCACAACATGGTTGAAAGCCCTTACTTTTGCCATTGTCAACCACAAAAACTTCTCCAAAGAGAATCATCCATTACTCACTTCTAACCCTCACCAACTCGTGCCTCCCCTTTACACATTTCGCGGTAACATCCATGACCAGATTCTTCACCTATCCAACATTCCTGAACCAAGACTTTTTGGCACCCACATTCCCTTTCCTTCGTTACCCAGGTCAATCATAGAGTCCAATTGCAGAATAATTTATGTTTGCAGGAACCCTTTTGACACTTTTATTTCTGCATGGGCTTTCTATAACCAGATCAAGGTGGAGTCTTTACCGACATTGACAAAGGAGGAAGCTTTCGAAATGTTCTGCAATGGGGTCATCGAGTTCGGTCCATGGTGGAGTCATATGTTAGGTTACTGGAACGAAAGTGTGGCCAGACCAAACACTGTTCTGTTCTTGAAGTACGAGGATCTGAAAGAAGACGTGAATTCTCAGGTGAAAAAAGTTGCAGAGTTTTTGGGCTGTGCTTTCACGGAGGAGGAAGAAAGTGATGGAGTGATCGAAAGCATAGCCAAGTTGTGTAGCTTTGAGGAGATGAAGGATCTGGAAGTGAACAAATCTGGAaccatgaattttgaaatcaaaaGGTTTGagaataatttgtttttcagaAAGGGAGAAACAGGGGATTGGGTAAATCATTTTTCCCCTTCTATGGTGGAAAAATTATCCAAAATCATTGAAGAGAAGTTTAGTGGGTCTGGTCTGTCATTTAAAATGCAtacttaa